In one window of Candidatus Zixiibacteriota bacterium DNA:
- a CDS encoding GWxTD domain-containing protein, with translation MTSVFPEGQTLLRQIREISLNKLKSNDYYVEITLTGRRGRQIDRVSEKFNLYWHPRAMVLNDFETAVSQLKYIARSDEIKKLKDASTPEERVEKWEGFWTSHDPSPGTPENELQRDYYNRIAFANLNFGILKKEGWRTDRGMIFIQYGFPDQIEDFPFELDSKAYQIWYYYQPVSSFDEPSSEPRKFIFVDDWGDGDFRLQYPYDGRRW, from the coding sequence ATGACCTCGGTATTCCCTGAGGGACAGACCCTCCTGCGTCAAATCAGGGAAATATCGTTGAACAAATTGAAGTCCAACGACTATTATGTTGAAATTACTTTAACCGGGAGGCGAGGACGCCAGATTGATCGAGTCAGTGAAAAATTCAATCTTTACTGGCATCCGCGCGCCATGGTTTTGAACGATTTCGAAACGGCTGTCAGTCAATTGAAATACATCGCCCGATCGGATGAAATAAAGAAATTAAAGGACGCTTCCACACCTGAAGAACGTGTTGAAAAATGGGAGGGGTTTTGGACTTCCCATGATCCTTCACCGGGAACGCCTGAAAATGAGCTTCAACGAGATTATTATAATCGCATCGCCTTTGCAAACCTGAACTTCGGAATTCTGAAAAAGGAAGGCTGGCGAACCGATCGCGGGATGATTTTTATCCAATATGGTTTCCCCGATCAGATTGAGGATTTCCCCTTTGAACTGGATTCGAAGGCCTATCAGATATGGTACTATTATCAACCCGTTTCGAGTTTTGACGAGCCTTCCAGTGAACCGCGCAAATTTATTTTTGTCGACGATTGGGGCGATGGAGATTTTCGTCTCCAGTATCCCTATGATGGACGACGATGGTAA